TGCGTTCGAACTTGACGTCGTCAATGTAGAAGACCTCGCGCGAATCGTTGTCGTCATTGCCGCATGCCGGACAGGCATTGCGCTTGTAGCGCCAGTCGTGGCCGCACAGGGAGCAATGCAGGAACTTCTTGCCCCCGCCGCCGACCAGCTGATCCAGCTCGGTGATCTCCTTGGGGGAAAGCTGGGCGATGGAGGGCGTGGCCCCGCATACGGGGCAGTACCCCTCGTCCCAGCCAAGTTTGGAAAGGGGCTCGCCCAATCCCTCGACCAAGGCGCGCAAGACAGGCGAGAGAACTGTCTCTGCGACATACAGCAGCGTGGTATACGGTGTGATGCCGAGCTGTACGGAGGTGTCTTCAAAATGTTTCCAATTGCCTTCGATCCGAGCCTGGGCAAGCCCCACAATATTGTCGGTGTCGTCCAGAAAGGCCTCAAGCTTGCGCCACGCTTCCTCGTCGGGCTTGAGCACGTCGAAAAGCTGGGGCAGCAGACAAGCCGCCGACCGCTTCATGTTCCCGGCCCAGGGGGATAAATCCACATCCACCAACACGGGCACACCCTGATTAGTGCGAGCGGTGTCAATGGGAGGCAAGGCCCCCTCCTCCGCCACGAACTCGCCGCGCAGCCGGGCCTGCTCCACGAAGAGCGGGCGGAACTTGTCGGCCAGCTCTGCATAGGCGGGCACGCGATGCTTGATGGTGTCGAGGGTAGCGGCCACAGTTTTCTGGTCAAAAACCGATTTCATGAAATGCTCCAGATTCCCCGCTTCGGGCCGGAGCGTCGCGGTGACGCTCCGGCCCTTGCGGAGGGGTCGTTTCAGGTTACGCCTTCATGGCCTTGAAAGGTCTGGCCAGGGTGGCGAGAAACTGCTTTTTCGACATGGGCCCGATGTCCGCCTCGGCCACGGCGTGGTCGTGGTAGTTCACCGGCTCGTCGATGAGCAGGTAGATGACGTTGACGTCGTCGGGATCGGCCAGCATCGCCTTGGGCCATTTCTTCTTCAGGAGTTCGAGGCGCTGCTTGCCCAGGGCAAGCATTTCCTCGCGATCGCCGAAGTTCATGGTCCCGGTGGGACAGACCTTGACGCAGGCGGGCAGCATGCCCGCATGGATGCGGTCGTTGCACATGGTGCACTTGGACATGAGCCCGGTCTGCTCGTTGCGTCGCGGGATGTTGTACGGACATGCGTCGCGGACCTCCTCGGCCTCTTCTGCCGAGAATTTCCTGGTCTTCTCCGTGAAGATGACCGCGCCGGTCTTCCCGTCCTGGATGATAGCCTCCTCGACATACACGTCACCCAGTTCCTTGCACGGGGGGACTTCACAATGGCGGCACTGATCCGGGAAAAAGTTCCAGCGGACCACGCCGTCTTCGAGGTGTTCGCTGAAGCGAACGAGTTTATAGTTGTTGGGATTCAGGTCCTGCGGGTTCTGGTGACTGCCCCAATGGTACTGGGTCGTCTTGTTGGCGGGCAGTTCATGCCACTCCTTGCAGGCGATCTGACAACCGCGGCACGCGGTGCAGCGGGACGTATCTATCAAGAATGACTTAGGCATGGCGCTTCCTCCTTAGGTTGCCAGCTCGGTGAGCTTGTCCGCCTTGCGGATGTTCACGCAACAAGCCTTGAATTCCGGAATGGTGGTGTTCGGGTCGCCAACGGACGGCGTGAGCCTGTTGGTCGAATCACCGGTCCCGGGCGTCGTCCAGCCGAAGCAGAACGGCATGCCTATCTCATGAATGATCCGGCCGTGCACCTTGAGCGGGCGCATGCGGACCGTGACCATGGCAATGGCTTCGACCCGGCCGCGGATGGACTCCACGACCACGCCGTCACCATTGTTGATGCCCTTCTCCTGCGCCAGTTCCGGGCTCATCTCCACGTAGAGCTGCGGCTCGGCTTCGAGCAGGTTGGGGATGTTGCGGGTCTCGCCGCCACCGCACCAGTGCTCGGTCAGGCTGTAGGTGGTCAGCACGATCGGATACGCGGGATCGGCGGGCTTGGCCAGCTTGTCCATATTGGAGGCGACGAACTTGTACACCGGGCTGCTGAGCTGCCCGGAGAACAGGTTCTTGTTCACCGGCGTCTCCACCGGCTCGTAGTGCTCGGAGAACGGACCGTCCTGACGGCCGGGGCCGTAGATCTGGCCGAAACCGTGCTTGGACATGATGAACGGATACTTGCCCTTGCCGGTGGCCATGGGCGGCCAGCCGCCGTCGGGCACGTCGCCGACCCACTTGCCGTCCTTCCACTCGATGACCGCCTTGGCCGGGTTGTACGGCTTGCCGTTCAGGTCCACGGAAGCGCGGTTGTACAGGATGCGGCGGTTGACGGGCCAGCACCAGGACCAGTTGGGGAACAGGCCGATGTTGGCCTGCATCTCGGTCTGCTTGGTGGAGCGGCGCTTGGCCTTGTTGCCGTCCTCCTCGGTGTAGCTGCCCGCGTACAACCAGTTCAGGCTCATGGTCGAGCCGTCGTCCTTGAGCGCGGTGAACGAAGGCACCTGCTGGCCCTTCTTGTATTGTTTGTCGCCGACCTTGCTGTCCACGGTGAAACGGCCGTTGATGCGCTGGCACAGATCATCCGAGTCATAGGTCTCGGGGTAGTCAAGCCAAGTCACGGCCTCTGGCAGCGTGCCGCCCTCCTTCTCGTACAGCTTTCTCACCCGGGACATGAAGCCGCAGAACATGTCGCCGAAGGACCGGGCTTCGTAGGCGGGCTTGATCACCTGATAGTGCCAGAGCAGCCAGCGGCCGGAATTGGTCACCGAACCGCCCTTCTCCAGCCGGTGGGCCGAAGGCAGGAGGAAGACCTCGGTCTTGACCTTCTTCGGGTCCACGTCGGGACGATGCCAGTTGTCCGTGGTCTCGGAGTGGTGCAGTTCGGAAGTGACCAGCCAATCCAGGTTGTCCAGGGCCTTGCGCAGCTTGTTAGTGTTGGGCACCGAGTTCATCGGGTTCAGACCGATGATGATGCCGCCCCGGATCTTGCCCTGATACATGCGGTCGAAGAGGTAGAGGTAGGAATAGTCCTCGCCCTTCTCGATCTTGGGCAGCAGTTCATAGCAGAAGCCATTTTCCTTGGTGGCGTGATCGCCGTACCAGGCCTTGAGCAGGCTGGCGAAGTACTTGGGCTTGTGCTGCCACCAGTTGGCGGACTGCGGATCGTTGCTCACCGGGGTGTTGGCCTTGATGTACTCGTCGTAGGTCTGCCAGCCGTTGTGCGGCATGGCCATGTAACCCGGGATGATGTGGTATAGCAGGGTGTGGTCCGTGGACCCCTGGACGTTGGGCTCGCCGCGCAGGGCGTTGATGCCGCCGCCGGCCACGCCGATGTTGCCCAGCAGAAGCTGGATGATGCCCGCCGAGCGGATGTTCTGCACACCCACGGTGTGCTGGGTCCAACCCAGGGCATACATGACGGTCCCGGCCTTGTCCGGTTTGCCGGTGGCCGCGAAGGCCTCGTAAACCTTGNGATGCCCGCCGAGCGGATGTTCTGCACACCCACGGTGTGCTGGGTCCAACCCAGGGCATACATGACGGTCCCGGCCTTGTCCGGTTTGCCGGTGGCCGCGAAGGCCTCGTAAACCTTGAGCAGGTTTTCCTTGGACACGCCGGTGGTCGCCGAGACGGTATCCAGGTCGTAACGGGAATAATGTTCCTTGAGCAGTTGGAACACGCAACGGGGGTTCTTCAGGCTGGCGTCACGCACGGGGACGCCGTTCTTGTCCACTTCGAAGCCCCACTTGCTCTTGTCGTAGGATCGGGTCTTCGGGTCGTAGCCGGAGAAGAGGCCGTCCTTGAACCCGTAGTCCTTGCCCACGACCAGGGCCGCGTTGGTGTATTCGGCCACGTATTCGTGGAAGTACTTCTCGTTATCCACGATGTACTTGATCATGCCGCCCAAAAAGGCAATGTCCGTACCGGACCGCAGGGGGACATGGAAATCCGACCTGGCGGACGTGCGGGAGAACTTCGGGTCCACGTGCATTACCGTGGCTCCCTTGTCCTTGGCCTGCAAGACCCACTTGAAGGAAATCGGATGGTGTTCGGCAGCATTACTGCCCATGATAAGGATGGAGTCGGCATTTTTGATGTCGATCCAGTGATTGGTCATCGCGCCGCGTCCGAACGACTCTCCCAGAGCCGCAACAGTGGCGCTGTGTCAAATACGAGCCTGGTGGTCCATATGGACGACACCCAGGCCGCGCATCGCCTGGTGGGCAATGGCACATTCCTCGTTGCCCGCGTGGGAAGTGCCCAGCAGGAACATGGATTCGAGACGGTTGACGGTTTTGCCCTTATCATCCTTGAGGATGAGGTCCTTGTCGCGAGTGTCCTTGATGCGGCGCGCGATGCGGTCCAGCATCCAGTCCCAGTTCTTCTCTTCCCACTTGTCGCTGTAGGGAGCGCGGTACAGGGGCTTTTGCAGCCGGTGATGGCTGGTGGTCATGGTGAACATGGCCGCGCCCTTGGCGCACAACGCACCCTCGTTGATCGGGTAGTCCGGGTCGCCCTCGGCGTTGACCAGCTTTCCGTCCTTGACGTAACCGATGATGTGGCAGCTCACCGAACAGAACGGACAGACCGTCACGACCTCTTTGGCGCCGGAGATCTTGATCTCCGCCGCGTAGGCCTTGATCGGCGTCAGGCTGACGCCGAGTTGCCCGAGGGTGAGACACGCCGCTCCGGAGCCTGCGAGCTTCATGAAGCTTCGGCGGTCGAGTTTCATACCTATGGCCTCCTTGATGTATGCCGGACGCCTTGAACCGGTCCGGCCGTTGTTTGCCTGGACAAAATATCCAGGTTCCCTAACAATACCATAAAGTTCAATAAATTCAATGTGTTATATTTAACACATTGCAAAACACGCCAACGGATCACTTATATTTATCAAGAGAGAAAGGTAAGAATTCGTGACTCTTGGAAAGTGCGAAGGACTCCACCTCCCGGTACCACCGGTCATAGCTCTGGGCGATGGACTTCCCGAAGTCGGTCAAGTGATAACCGGCCCGTCGGCTGGAGGCCCGCTCTATGAGTTTGTGGCCGATCAATTCCTCGGTGGTCTTGATTTTGCCCCAGGCGCCGCGGTAGGACATGCCCAAAGCCTCGGCTGCCGCCTTGAGGGAACCGCGCTCCTCCACACATTTCAACAACTGTAACCGGCCCAAGCCGAAAAGGACGCCCTCTTCGGTCTCAAACCACAGGTGCATGCGCATAGTGGGGTTGCTCTTGCCGCTCACCTGTTTGGTCGTTCTCGCATCCAGCATGGTCTACCTCCCCGCAGGCATGGCGGGAATCCCCTGCACCCGTCGGCATTCCACGCCGGACCGCGCC
The sequence above is drawn from the Desulfovibrio sp. Huiquan2017 genome and encodes:
- a CDS encoding 4Fe-4S dicluster domain-containing protein, yielding MPKSFLIDTSRCTACRGCQIACKEWHELPANKTTQYHWGSHQNPQDLNPNNYKLVRFSEHLEDGVVRWNFFPDQCRHCEVPPCKELGDVYVEEAIIQDGKTGAVIFTEKTRKFSAEEAEEVRDACPYNIPRRNEQTGLMSKCTMCNDRIHAGMLPACVKVCPTGTMNFGDREEMLALGKQRLELLKKKWPKAMLADPDDVNVIYLLIDEPVNYHDHAVAEADIGPMSKKQFLATLARPFKAMKA
- a CDS encoding LysR family transcriptional regulator; this encodes MLDARTTKQVSGKSNPTMRMHLWFETEEGVLFGLGRLQLLKCVEERGSLKAAAEALGMSYRGAWGKIKTTEELIGHKLIERASSRRAGYHLTDFGKSIAQSYDRWYREVESFALSKSHEFLPFSLDKYK
- a CDS encoding formate dehydrogenase accessory protein FdhE → MKSVFDQKTVAATLDTIKHRVPAYAELADKFRPLFVEQARLRGEFVAEEGALPPIDTARTNQGVPVLVDVDLSPWAGNMKRSAACLLPQLFDVLKPDEEAWRKLEAFLDDTDNIVGLAQARIEGNWKHFEDTSVQLGITPYTTLLYVAETVLSPVLRALVEGLGEPLSKLGWDEGYCPVCGATPSIAQLSPKEITELDQLVGGGGKKFLHCSLCGHDWRYKRNACPACGNDDNDSREVFYIDDVKFERIEACHKCGKYCLSIDMRECDPLPDLDAVQIGLIHLDIFAREHDLIPISPTIWNNLD